CACactccatcctactgcatcttcaaaggtataggaattggtgcttcgatccactccactgcaacgtcagggagataggatttgtactTTGTAGCTtcttaaaagaacaaaatttgctctccttagtctgctccactacaacttcagggagataagacttgtaacttcaacttattctgctgcaactttaaagataagtctgatacgatctactctactgcaacttcataggattggtttcttttgtctactctactacaacttcatgGAGATAAGACTttatgcgatctgctctactgcaactttagagagataagatctgtggttttaatccgctccactgcaacttcagggagataagactggatacGATCTATTCTAcgacaacttcagagagatgagatctgtggttttaatccgctccactgtagcttcagagagataggattggtaCATTCAATctgtttaactgcaatgtcggggaaacaagattcgccgtcgtagcttcaatctgttccactgcacagCCGGGGAAGTAaaattcaccgttgtggcttcaatctatttaattgcaatgtcggggaaacaagattcgccgtcgtagcttcaatctattccactacactaccagggaagtaagattcgccgttgtggcttcaatctattccactgtaatgccaaagagataggattcactgcccacagctttaatctgttccacttcagctccacttcagctaatccaagtcttaacgccagggagatgAGATTCgtcgtcgtggcttcaatctgctccgctccaatgctaaggaagtaagattcgccgttgtggcttcaatctattccattacaacgTCAAGGCGAGAagactggtgtcttcgatctgcttcactgccagtacaggaaggcaagatctgctattttcaacctactccactgctgctcagggagacaagactggtatcttcgatctacttcgctgccaatacaagaagacaagatctgctattttcaacctactccactactgctcaaggagataaggcTGAAGTTTCACCGGTTTGTTTTCTGGGGAACATGGCCTGTATAATTCAAtctatgaacctaattatgcctagtgattaggatgtcttgatcaaaatgaatcaaatgctcctaactagacgtgtatgaatgacatttgaatgaatgtagaattttttttccgagaatgatcccgcttaggttatcattactcaaagtttattaagattttatcactgacgtgctacaacacATTCTTGCTTGGCTGGCATCTTTAATGAAACACTTAATCAGACTGCCCCCACCATAAacttcaaagtttaatccactaagacacaaaatttgtatcatcttttcactgtaacccaagggtagaaaaacATGACTTTTCCCAATCTTCTCTTATTGCAATGTGAAGCACTTTGGTCTTTTATaccattctcagggtgtcataccaaatgcctatgcacaaatgaaggatTTCTTTCTCCGAAGAAACCTCTTCTTATCGCAAGGTGATCACTGCTTATTTGTTCAATGAAACTTTATCACCAACACcccatcttgtcattttgttcagtTAGTGTTTAGACAACAAAATCCGAAAGGATAATCTtactttagaatttttctttttagacaTTTCAACCATTGCACTTGGTGTATTCTAAACAATGGCCCTATTTTAGgtccctatattatttagaaacttccagagtaatatgcaaaaattcCTTTGTAAAAGTATTATTGGCCCATTAATCGTTGTTTCAATGTAAAATGCTTGAATAAGACTATCaaaatggacaagatgaaatttattgaaaataaaatacgagataaataaatcatcaagaataataagaataaaagaaaaattgactGGAAACACGTatcttaaaacaaaaataaagtattccaagacaacaaatttaatataaatagtgGGAAGGCTAGGCGCCCCAGATATCACAGCTTGAACTTTTCTGTAcagactttctgaagaccattttaAGTTTGACAAGTGCTTAGAAGACCAACAGAACTCTGTTAATGCCCCAAGATATCGCATCCCCTTTCCCACTAATTCAATCATAGTAAAATCACTGGATGCCCCacttgatcaatatttgagccaccctttttcgggttttcaactcaaatcccctttggtctcaaagcgccctttgtgggttttcgcCTTAGCctctccccttttttttttaagaaaagtacTTCTTAAccgaatctgagtttacagggtTTGGTAAATCCTTGtcatccatctcactcaagatcAAAGCTCCCCTAGAAAAGGCTTTCTTTACTACATAtggaccttcccaatttggcatccattttcctctaaaatcccttTGTATaagaaggatctttttcaacactagctccccctcgtggaattctctgggatgaACTTTTTTATTGTAGGCGCGCATCATTCACCTTTGATACATCTAACCGTGCTGAATAGCCTTTagcctttttccttctattaagttcaactgatcataaCGAGATTGAACCTATTCCGCCTTATCCAATTTCAACTTAgctaatacccggagagaaggaatttccacctcaataggtaaaactgcttccatcccataaaccagagagaaaggtgttgccccggTCGAAGTCCTGACAGACGTTCTATAAGCAAAGAGGGCgcatggtaatttctcatgccagtctttgtaagtctcagtcatcattcccacaattttcttgatattcttattGGCTAATTCTACTGAGCCATTCATTTTTAGGCGATATGGTGACGAGTTATGATGTCTGATCTTAAATTGACTACAGACCTCCACTATCGcactattgttcaaattcagtgcattatcagatatgatcctctcaggcattccatatcgacatatgatctcctttttcaagaatctgctaactgctgacttcgtgaaatttttatatgaagtAACTTCCACCTATTTAgtaaagtagtcaataaccacaaagatgaagcgatgcccattagaagcctttggcgATATCGGCCCAATGACGTCCACACCCCACATAGAGAAAAgtcatggagaagtcataacatgaagaggtggaggaggtgcatgcattttatcaccataaatttggcatttatggtaCTTCTTagcataattgatgcaatctctttcAATATTGGACCAgtagtacccaaatctcatgatctgcctggccattgtgaaaccatttGCATGCATTCCGCAGATACCTTCATGGACCTCCTCTAGAATTTTTCTAGCTTCCACTgcatccacacatcttaacagCACCTAATCCTTTCCTTTTTTGTATAGAATCTCCCCATCCAAGACATAGTTAATGGCCACCCTTCTCAATGCTTTCTTATCATTCTCTGTTGCCTGATCTGGATACTCACGATTTTTTACATATTGTGATATATTCAGGTACCAGGGATGATcatctttttcctcttcctcaATATTATAGCAATGAGCCGGGGTTTCAGAAATACTCATCTGAATAGACCTCATGTCCTCTAACTTGTTCACTCGGATCATAGAGGCTAGGGTGGCCAACGCATCAGCCATCTGGTTCTCATCTCGCGGAAGGTAACAGaaagtgatgtcatcaaactcgtcCATCAATTCAAGAACCATCCTTCGATAACTAATCAGTTTAGGgtctcttgtctcccattctcccttgagttggtatatcaccaataCGGAATCCCCATACACTTTTAGTACTTTGATTTTACGTTCGATGGCTGCACGAATGCCCATAatgcatgcttcatattctgccatattgTTCGTACAATCAAAATCTAGTTTGCTAGcaaaaggataatgatctccgctTGGAGATACCAGAACTGCCCCAATTCCGTTACTTATAGAATTCGAGGCTCTATCAAAACTTAGCTTCCACACATGATCCATTGGGGGATTTTCTTCAGTGgctgccacatacatcaaatcctcatttggaaaatcaaagttcaaaggctcaTAATCCTCCAAGGCTTTGCTAGCTAAAAAGTCAGCTATTGCGCTCCCTTTCACGGCCTTTTGACTCACATACATTATGTCAAATTTAGAAAGCAAGATCTGCCATCTGGTCATCCTTCCATTCAAAGTAgtcgactccatcatatactttaaggggtctaactttgaaatcaaccaagtcgtatgatacaacatatatTACCGTAATCTACGAGTTGTCCAAACCAGGGCACAACATAACTTCTCGATAACGAGTACCTCgcttcacaatcagtgaatttcttgctgagatagtatattgcccTTTCTTTTCGCCTTGTCTCATCATGCTGGCCTAACACGCACCCCATGGAATTGTCAAACACTCTTAAATACAGTATAATGGCCTATCCGAACTAGGCGGTGATAGCACTGGAGTATTGGACAAGTACCGttttaatttgtcaaaagcCTTCTGACATGCTtcatcccatacacctggaTTATGCTTCTTCAAAAGAcggaatatggggtcacatttcttagttagttgtgaaataaaccgagaaatgtaattcaatcttccCAAAAAACCTCGTACTTCTTTTTGAGTGTGTGGTGgaggtaaatctcgtattgccctaactttgtctgggtcaaccTCAATTCCTCTTCCACTGACTATAAAGCCTAGCAACTTCCCTGATCTGGCTCCAAAGGTGCACTTTgttggattaagcttgagctaGAAATTTCTTAGTCTTAAAAACAATTTCCTCAAAACTTGAACATGCTCCTTTTCTGTTctggattttgcaatcatatcatcaacataaacctcaatctccttgtgcatcatgtcatgaaacaaagTCACCATGGCTCTTTGGTAAGTTGCCCCcgcattcttcaatccaaagGGCATCACTTTATAATAAAACGTTTCCCACAAAGTGATGAATGTAGTATTTCTCATGTCTTTCGGATgtatctttatttgattgtatccagaaaAGCCATCCATTAAAGAAAATAGTGAATAGCCTATCGTATTATCCACAAAAGTATCAATGTGAGGcaacaaaaaaatatcttttgGACTAGCCCTGTTCAAATCCttgtaatccacacacattcgtacctttccatcttttttagggacagGAACAAcgttggctacccattctgaatatTTGACTTCTTGCAAGAACCCTGCATCAAACTGCTTTAGGACTTCTTCTTTACCTCATTTCCCTCCTCAAGGCTCACAATCTCCAAtgattctttgtgaggtaggatttgtttatcctcttgttctaccattctcaaTAAGTCCGGAGATACCCCACAGTCTACGCCATCTTCAAAATCATGTgttccctctaaacacatgtcttgctcaaaagggGATTCTAAGTTTGAAGCAGCGTCattcatatcattgatatccgGGGACCTATAGTAGGTGTCagagaatatacaaagaatgtatgaatttatgaaaaaatatgattatgaatgaataaaataatgatgtggaaaaagaataaaagaataaaagaataattactcgaaaaagaatgaaaagactactggctcaaaaatgaatacGAAAAGTGTATTTATTAGAACCATAACGTTCAACATGTGCATattccataaaaaaattcaacatgtgCATATTCTGAACATTTACTCTGAacaagctctaaaaactataggAATCTCTTTCGTAGTTCAATTGTTTAGCTCACTTCCAGGTTCATAAGGGCGAATCTCTAGTAATGTCTTTCTCTCAATTGTGtctatggcattgatgtgaacctCTCCCAACATTTTTTCAAGACCTTCCTCTTTAAGTATTCTTTGTTCAGGATAAATGACCCCCCTGATTCAAAGGTTTGGGATATGTGAGGAAAAACCATATGCTCCCACTTAACTTCATCTCCAATTAGGCGTGCCCTTCTCCTCTCACgtcttttttctatttctcttcTCCTTTGTTTTATGTCTGGTCTATAGTCTAGACCAAAACGATCAAACTTATCTTTCATTACTGGTGCCTCAACTCATCCTTGCAGATGTCTTCCCAATCCTTTTCCCGATACAGCTCATCTTCCCACTATTAATTGGAGACCCATTTTTATGGTCTTGGATATCTTTGGCACTGGGATTCTATTCCCCTCAGTAATAAATGTTGCATTTGCGAACTCTAGAGATCAGAAAGAACATTCCACCGCCTCTTCATCAGTCTCCACGTATGGTATATTATTGGTTATTGATGCGATAATACCCTCCTCGACGTTTATTGTCACCAACCGTCCCtctgacactaacttcaacTTCTGATGCAGCGATGAAGGCACAGCCTTTGCCGAGTGTATCCAAGGTCTCCCCAACAAACAGTTATAGGAAGGCTTGATATCTATTACAATGAACTCTATTTCATAAGTATTTGGGCCAATCAGCAATGGTATCTCAATTCTCCTCATAACTTTCCTTTCTGTTCTATCGAACACCCTTACTACATTTTGACACGTTTTCAGATGTGAGCTATCCACAGGTAGCCTATTGAGAGTAGATAAGGGCAATACATTTAATGCGGATCCATTATCAATAAAAACTCCTGGCAGCATGTATCCTTTGCACTGAGTAGTAATGTGCAGCGCTTTAGTGGACCGCATACCTCCAGATGGTATTTCgtcatcattgaagaagataaaattatcaacGCTTATATTGTTGACCAACCGATCCAATTTATTGACAAAAATATCATTAGCCACATACGTTTCATTCAACACCTTCATCAGCGCATTTCGATGCACCTCCGAACTCATGAACAAAGCTAACACAGAGATACGAGCTGGTTGCTTATGCAGCTGCTCTACGACACTATACTCActatgtttcaaaaatttcaagaattatcCTCTTTTACTGGCTCATTAATCGATGGCCTAGATTCaactatcttttctttcttttggtctacctaaaaaaaaattccttccGCCGACTCTGCTTGGGCATTTATCTAATCGCAGTGCTTCTCACTACACGTATAAGAACCTGTCACTTGGCTTTCTTTTGCAACACTAACCAAAGCTTCCTTCCCCGAGATTGTTACATTGCACTCATAATTCCAGGGGACCATTTTACTATCCTTATACGAAAAATTTGTCGGCTTCTGAATTGCAATCTTCAGTGTCACCTGTGCCCTTGCCTCGTTAACCTTAGGACGCGAGATGATAACCACAGGATGATTAACCTTCAGAATCTTCGTCATTGACTTCGATGCGCATATACTTCCTTTTTTCTCAACTTCTTCGAAAAACTTCATTTCTCTATTATCCATCATGCTCTGGACCAGAGCTCTGAATTCTTTACATCTCTGAATTTCATGTCCCACCTCCTGATAGAACTCACAATAATTTTAGGTCTCACCACCTCCTTCTGAATTCAAGACGATTAACCCTCTTCCCGCCATTTCCTTCCAAACCCACCTCAAAGGAATTTTTACCTCAGCAATGCTCTCCTTGACCCTTCTCCCCATATTTTCACTCATCATGTTTACCCCACTATCAGTGTGATTGGGTAACAGATTTCTTGTACCAGATGCATCATCTACCTTGACAATGCCCATACTGATGAGCTTTTCaacaaactttttaaaagcTGTACAATGTTATATGGAATGCCTCGTAATTCCTACATGGTAATCGCATTGTGTATTCGCGTCATACTATTTAGGATACGGAGGCTGTAAAGGGGTCAAGTAAAAAGGGGCAACAACGTGTGCGTTGAATAAATTCTGATAC
The Gossypium raimondii isolate GPD5lz chromosome 8, ASM2569854v1, whole genome shotgun sequence DNA segment above includes these coding regions:
- the LOC105793293 gene encoding uncharacterized protein LOC105793293 is translated as MGCVLGQHDETRRKERAIYYLSKKFTDCEARYSLSRSYVVPWFGQLVDYATEENPPMDHVWKLSFDRASNSISNGIGAVLVSPSGDHYPFASKLDFDCTNNMAEYEACIMGIRAAIERKIKVLKVYGDSVLVIYQLKGEWETRDPKLISYRRMVLELMDEFDDITFCYLPRDENQMADALATLASMIRVNKLEDMRSIQMSISETPAHCYNIEEEEKDDHPWYLNISQYVKNREYPDQATENDKKALRRVAINYVLDGEILYKKGKD